A genomic region of Atribacterota bacterium contains the following coding sequences:
- a CDS encoding TRAP transporter small permease subunit, translating into MDSKKFNNLGNIVNFIGKIELYASILTLIIMVLLIIYSVLLRYVFHKPAIWISATITLIFIWTSMLSISYVYKKRGHISITFFIDKVLSFDKKIKKIVNILIYLIIIVNLIFVILGTIQVIPLHAGRNIIGLGISRVYLSAAILTSIVSMLITTIYFLICEIN; encoded by the coding sequence GTAATATAGTTAATTTTATTGGAAAGATTGAACTTTATGCATCAATATTAACTCTTATAATTATGGTTTTATTGATTATTTATAGTGTTTTATTAAGATATGTTTTTCATAAACCAGCGATATGGATTTCTGCCACGATTACACTCATATTTATTTGGACCAGCATGTTGAGTATTAGTTATGTCTATAAAAAAAGAGGGCATATATCGATTACTTTCTTTATTGATAAAGTGCTATCATTTGATAAAAAAATTAAAAAAATAGTAAATATATTAATATATTTAATCATAATTGTGAATTTAATTTTTGTGATATTGGGTACTATTCAAGTTATACCTTTGCATGCAGGCAGGAATATTATTGGTTTAGGAATCAGCAGGGTATATTTATCAGCTGCAATCCTTACTTCTATTGTATCAATGCTAATAACAACTATATATTTTTTAATTTGTGAAATTAATTAG